The Agromyces mariniharenae genome includes a window with the following:
- the pglX gene encoding BREX-2 system adenine-specific DNA-methyltransferase PglX, translated as MIDTAALLADLKRRVRLLEDDLRARAEERDDAWAQELRAEYDRAFARERTALSWSEWRDGEVTLASVAWIVACVFVRFAEDNGLLAGARDERGIEGPWLSGPGVARDRAVENQTAFHNAVPTTNSRDWFHVAFGVLADLPAGKALLDRRHNPVWSAPISGAAADDLLAFWRRADLSGEVMHDFTDANLDTRFLGDLYQDLSDYAKKTYALLQTPVFVEEFILDRTLTPAIDEFGLEGLKLIDPTCGSGHFLLGAFARLDDAWLAHAPGLDARARVQKALDSIHGVDLNPFAVAIARFRLTVAALRASAEPTLTDAPVFGFHLAVGDSLLRSEASTQKLSMGDDEEEFTYSVEDVKEYAGILDRGQYHVVVGNPPYIQVKDKALNQRYRELFKTCSGKYALSVPFMELFFELAKRSDAAGSGAGYVGKITSNSFMKREFGKKVIEKFLSGVDPFSPVDLTGVVDTSGAYIPGHGTPTVILFGRRRRPALDTVRAALGVRGEPGQPADPAYGKVWTEIVAHIDEPGYNGTYVTISDLSRDKLAAHPWSLSGGGAGELKELLDDRGNRTLSQIADSLGITSFTLEDDVFVRPDTAWRTAGVQMTRPMVLGDQLRDWAFGGDDSALFAYDSAFRSLDLERSTPEFRCMWPYRSNLSNNIMFGGVTKVQSGLKWTEFGRLTASKLETPLSIIWAEVATHNHFVFDRGGKVFKQTAPVIKLPTGATDDEHYDLLGILNSSTACFWFKQVSHNKGSTVDTKGARQTQLPWEDFYQFNATKVGGLPLSSELPRERARRLDQLASRMQNLEPAGVIAGLAADEPVGPAIARARAEHERARSEAIFEQEELDWEVYSTYGLTTSDLAAAPTAQLKLGERAFEIELARRVGLGVESTAWFARHGSTPITELPESWSVEYREVVQRRLDEMVTNPWIRLLEQPEYKRRWGGPSWDDQLPGGLRGALLDRLGSRGVWVDANGRPGVRSVADLAAALRRDARAREVAELLVGSSDVDYVALVTDLLGSESMPHVAVQRYKPAGLEKFRAWQHVWELQRAEDRGEKVSIPVPPRYTQADFQKSTYWKVRGKLDVPKERFISYPGAALPNDDSAVFGWAGWDHAERGQALLGLASAMSAEGASSDALMPLFAGLVELEPWLRQWHADIDPTFGMSPADAITGVFEGLLAQHGVSRDDVNAWAPTPTATRRGRRPASTDKANA; from the coding sequence GTGATTGATACTGCCGCATTGCTGGCTGACCTGAAGCGGCGAGTGCGCCTGCTCGAAGACGATCTGCGTGCACGCGCTGAGGAGCGGGATGACGCGTGGGCGCAGGAGTTGCGTGCGGAGTATGACCGGGCGTTCGCGCGTGAGCGGACGGCCCTGTCATGGTCGGAGTGGCGCGACGGTGAGGTCACGCTCGCCTCCGTGGCATGGATCGTCGCGTGCGTGTTCGTGCGGTTCGCGGAGGACAACGGCTTGCTGGCGGGCGCTCGAGATGAGCGCGGCATCGAGGGGCCGTGGCTGTCGGGTCCCGGTGTCGCGCGTGATCGTGCAGTGGAGAACCAGACGGCGTTCCACAACGCCGTGCCGACGACGAACAGCCGCGACTGGTTCCACGTCGCCTTCGGCGTCCTTGCTGACCTGCCCGCGGGCAAGGCGCTACTGGATCGGCGCCACAACCCGGTGTGGTCGGCGCCGATCAGTGGCGCGGCGGCGGATGATCTCCTGGCCTTCTGGCGGCGGGCCGACCTGAGCGGCGAGGTCATGCACGACTTCACCGACGCGAATCTCGACACGCGGTTCCTCGGCGACCTGTACCAGGACCTCTCGGACTACGCGAAGAAGACCTACGCGCTGCTGCAGACGCCAGTGTTCGTGGAGGAGTTCATCCTCGACCGTACGTTGACTCCCGCGATCGACGAGTTCGGGCTTGAGGGGTTGAAGCTGATCGACCCGACGTGTGGGTCGGGTCACTTCCTGCTCGGCGCATTCGCCCGGCTGGATGACGCGTGGCTGGCCCATGCGCCGGGGCTTGATGCGAGGGCTCGCGTGCAGAAGGCGCTGGACTCGATCCATGGGGTGGACCTGAACCCGTTCGCGGTCGCGATCGCCCGGTTCCGGTTGACGGTCGCGGCGCTGCGCGCGTCGGCTGAGCCGACGCTGACGGATGCCCCGGTGTTCGGATTCCACCTCGCGGTCGGTGACTCCCTGCTGCGTTCGGAGGCGTCGACGCAGAAGCTGTCGATGGGGGACGACGAGGAGGAGTTCACCTACTCGGTCGAAGACGTCAAGGAGTACGCCGGAATCCTCGATCGCGGCCAGTATCACGTCGTGGTCGGCAATCCCCCATACATCCAGGTCAAGGACAAGGCCCTGAACCAGCGTTACCGGGAGCTGTTCAAGACCTGCTCCGGCAAGTACGCGCTCAGCGTGCCGTTTATGGAGCTGTTCTTTGAACTTGCGAAGCGGTCGGACGCCGCCGGTTCGGGTGCTGGCTATGTGGGCAAGATCACGTCGAACTCGTTCATGAAGCGCGAGTTCGGGAAGAAGGTGATCGAGAAGTTCCTATCAGGTGTAGATCCGTTCAGCCCGGTGGATCTGACCGGAGTGGTCGACACGTCGGGGGCGTACATTCCTGGGCACGGCACGCCGACCGTGATCCTGTTCGGTCGCCGCCGTCGTCCCGCACTCGACACGGTGCGCGCGGCGCTCGGCGTGCGAGGTGAGCCGGGGCAGCCGGCGGATCCGGCGTACGGCAAGGTGTGGACCGAGATCGTGGCCCATATTGACGAGCCCGGGTACAACGGAACGTACGTCACGATCAGTGACCTCAGCAGGGACAAGCTAGCTGCGCATCCATGGTCGCTGTCCGGCGGTGGTGCTGGGGAGCTGAAGGAGCTCCTCGACGATCGTGGCAATCGCACGCTGAGTCAGATCGCGGATTCGCTGGGGATCACGAGCTTTACCCTCGAGGATGACGTCTTCGTGCGTCCCGACACGGCCTGGCGAACCGCCGGGGTACAGATGACACGACCGATGGTGCTTGGTGATCAGCTGCGCGACTGGGCGTTTGGAGGCGATGACAGTGCATTATTCGCCTACGATTCGGCGTTCCGATCGCTTGACCTGGAGCGGAGCACTCCCGAGTTTCGCTGCATGTGGCCGTATCGATCGAACTTGTCGAACAACATCATGTTTGGTGGAGTAACAAAGGTGCAGTCGGGGCTGAAATGGACGGAGTTCGGACGGCTGACTGCCAGCAAGCTCGAAACTCCGCTCTCGATCATTTGGGCAGAGGTGGCGACGCACAATCACTTCGTGTTCGACAGGGGCGGGAAGGTCTTCAAGCAGACCGCACCGGTCATCAAGCTGCCAACTGGCGCGACCGATGATGAGCACTATGACCTACTAGGCATCCTCAATTCTTCTACCGCGTGCTTTTGGTTCAAGCAGGTCAGCCACAACAAGGGAAGCACGGTGGATACAAAAGGTGCCCGCCAGACCCAGTTGCCATGGGAGGACTTTTATCAGTTCAACGCAACGAAGGTTGGCGGACTTCCGCTTTCCTCCGAGCTACCGCGCGAGCGTGCAAGGAGGCTGGATCAGCTCGCATCCCGAATGCAAAACCTCGAGCCCGCGGGAGTCATCGCGGGCCTTGCAGCGGACGAACCGGTCGGCCCCGCAATCGCACGGGCTCGCGCTGAGCACGAGCGAGCGAGGAGCGAGGCGATCTTTGAGCAGGAGGAGCTCGACTGGGAGGTGTATTCCACGTACGGCCTAACGACAAGTGACCTTGCGGCCGCTCCAACGGCACAGCTGAAGCTCGGTGAGCGAGCATTCGAGATCGAGCTTGCGCGGAGAGTCGGATTAGGGGTCGAGAGTACAGCATGGTTCGCGCGACATGGGAGTACCCCGATTACCGAGCTCCCTGAGTCGTGGTCTGTCGAATATCGAGAAGTCGTTCAGCGCCGACTCGACGAGATGGTTACCAATCCGTGGATTAGATTGCTGGAACAGCCCGAGTACAAGCGGCGATGGGGAGGACCGTCGTGGGACGACCAGCTCCCGGGCGGGCTGCGCGGCGCCTTGCTCGACCGATTGGGATCCAGGGGCGTTTGGGTCGACGCGAATGGACGACCCGGCGTTCGGTCGGTCGCCGATCTCGCGGCGGCGCTGCGGCGCGATGCGCGTGCACGTGAGGTCGCTGAGCTGCTGGTTGGGTCGTCGGACGTCGACTATGTCGCGTTGGTGACCGATCTGCTGGGGAGTGAATCGATGCCGCACGTGGCGGTGCAGCGTTATAAGCCGGCGGGACTGGAGAAGTTCCGCGCCTGGCAGCATGTCTGGGAGCTCCAGCGAGCAGAAGACCGCGGCGAGAAGGTCTCGATCCCGGTGCCGCCGAGATACACGCAGGCCGATTTCCAGAAGTCGACCTATTGGAAGGTGCGCGGGAAGCTCGACGTGCCCAAGGAGCGGTTCATCTCGTATCCAGGTGCGGCGCTGCCGAACGACGACAGCGCGGTGTTCGGCTGGGCAGGCTGGGACCACGCGGAGCGGGGTCAGGCACTGCTGGGCCTGGCATCTGCGATGAGTGCCGAAGGTGCGTCATCCGACGCACTGATGCCGTTGTTCGCAGGGCTGGTGGAATTGGAGCCGTGGCTGCGGCAGTGGCACGCCGACATCGATCCGACGTTCGGCATGAGCCCGGCCGACGCAATCACCGGTGTATTCGAAGGACTTCTCGCCCAGCACGGCGTCAGCCGCGACGACGTGAACGCCTGGGCCCCGACTCCAACCGCCACGCGACGCGGCCGACGGCCTGCAAGCACCGATAAGGCAAACGCATGA
- the pglW gene encoding BREX system serine/threonine kinase PglW codes for MKSDSNRWIVLGEPASAAEADALERFRELLPDDGIATAWVNLTAINPDGRTDEIDALLLTRAGLFVLEFKGWHGEIHGKPTTWERKVGRRHDFVPNPYILTDSKAKRLASTLKDAAAHVPGKPRVPFVTARIVLHGKDSKVSLDAATAVRVLSLDGYGVKGLPPGNTVSQFLATPIADQKPVDGPRANEIRKIIEAAGFLPTPKTRTVGHYQLDNADPLGEGAGWRDVLVTHPDTGKKRRMRLFDVPRGASAQALQQIELNAKREFAFTDGLSFPGIARAIEYFATDNGPALLFDYHPDDVPLDDFLAGAGATLDLDARLGLIRSVGEVLSYAHARRLTHRALTPRQIYVRPSGATLTVAIRDWMTAQRSSSSTTSMTIVSGGVSEVDSLVEHASWVYLAPETLRHDPDAPPIALDVYGLGAVAFLILTGKPPAPGIKDLMERVQTFESLDPLSVSPDLPEPVAEVITNATMFHEIHRTIDIDSVLASLEYALEEITRPDDADEPRAAEGDPIDASKGETIAERFIVQDRRGSGSTGTALLVDDVEAVVSGVILKLARDDAAAARLHVEADVLRNLDHPRVVKLIEGPITVGERTGLVLSDAGAETLALKLQNEGRATIEQLERFGADLFEAVAYLDGHGVFHRDIKPANLAVAPDPGTRKPRLNLFDFSLAKEPVRNIQSGSRPYLDPFLVIMRRPQYDRAAELYAVAVTLFEMAVASTPWWDKGGAGPTGPDDSAVVHDGLFDAGVASGLSTFFHRAFMPKASARFANVSEMAEAWRRVFAEVDAVPVDEADASSSDALAENAGLDTPIAQSGLSARAISALARVDATTVGELLAVPPVKLNAVRGMGERVRKEVQGRIAAWRARLLSTTTTPVAPDPTRRESIERRTAALVPRATDGNAAEVTALTQLLGLEPRVAQPAAPDWPSTAELSKLTDLPVQDVLRVIDTAVVRWKKNGSLRGVLDDLVETLLSCGRVATADELASALMVAYGSALDGAARRRRALGLLRAAIETDAAAATPRFQFRRTQRAEPDILIALTTAVASPGQPSVPMADAMLDVANALAQRVDALVESGEVIGGSSAREQLRAVAPDAALIDDQRLVELAVSASSAAARSSVGEVYPKGMAGDRAVETALRGIAVRDLTRDGIIRRTESRFPLAGQVPHRPALDDVIARTHPHLVWSGDAYRPRSTVGGSYSSTTLSRTDLAQSLPASDLHARLLGSLGSNAPLTLAVNPRRYTEARRYLTNRYDVTTIDLAAELVRRMHATADERGAKWAVVSRADASEPTSIDFKRVSQIAREAFEPYWRELSADPNPLLLTNAAPIARYGLTEYLAEMFDLARPRPAARWLLVPHKAAKPTPDLDGRPIPLGPDRWVSLPSDLAELFPSSSGVVA; via the coding sequence ATGAAGTCAGACTCGAACAGGTGGATTGTCCTTGGCGAGCCTGCATCCGCCGCCGAGGCGGACGCGCTCGAGCGGTTCCGCGAGCTCCTGCCCGACGATGGCATCGCGACCGCATGGGTGAACCTCACCGCGATCAACCCGGACGGGCGGACCGACGAGATCGATGCGCTGCTCCTCACCAGAGCGGGGCTGTTCGTACTCGAGTTCAAGGGTTGGCACGGCGAGATCCACGGGAAGCCGACGACCTGGGAACGCAAGGTCGGCCGGCGGCACGACTTTGTCCCGAATCCGTACATCCTTACTGACAGCAAGGCCAAGCGGCTCGCGTCGACGCTCAAGGACGCTGCTGCGCACGTTCCTGGTAAGCCGCGTGTCCCGTTCGTCACGGCTCGGATCGTGCTGCACGGCAAGGACTCAAAGGTCTCGCTCGATGCGGCAACGGCCGTCCGGGTCCTGTCGCTTGACGGATACGGCGTGAAGGGTCTCCCACCCGGCAACACGGTCTCGCAGTTCCTCGCAACGCCGATCGCCGACCAGAAGCCTGTCGACGGTCCCCGTGCGAACGAGATTCGCAAGATCATTGAGGCCGCCGGCTTCCTGCCGACTCCGAAGACGCGAACCGTCGGTCACTACCAGCTCGACAATGCAGACCCGCTCGGCGAGGGCGCTGGTTGGCGCGACGTCCTCGTCACCCATCCGGACACCGGCAAGAAGCGCCGGATGCGACTGTTTGACGTGCCGCGCGGCGCGTCGGCCCAAGCGCTCCAGCAGATTGAGCTCAATGCGAAGCGTGAGTTCGCATTCACCGACGGCCTCTCATTCCCTGGCATCGCACGAGCGATCGAATACTTCGCCACCGACAACGGACCGGCGCTGCTCTTCGACTACCACCCCGACGACGTGCCGCTCGATGACTTCCTCGCAGGTGCGGGCGCCACGCTCGACCTCGACGCGCGGCTCGGCCTGATCCGAAGCGTCGGCGAGGTGCTCTCGTACGCCCACGCCCGCCGCTTGACGCATCGCGCGCTGACGCCCCGCCAGATCTACGTCCGGCCATCGGGTGCCACTCTTACGGTTGCGATCCGTGACTGGATGACCGCGCAACGATCCTCCTCGAGCACCACGAGTATGACGATCGTGTCGGGCGGTGTCTCCGAGGTGGACTCCCTCGTCGAGCACGCGTCCTGGGTGTACCTGGCGCCGGAGACTCTTCGGCACGACCCGGATGCGCCGCCGATCGCGCTCGACGTCTACGGTCTGGGTGCGGTCGCCTTCCTGATCCTGACCGGTAAGCCCCCGGCCCCGGGGATCAAGGACCTCATGGAGCGGGTCCAGACGTTCGAGAGCCTCGACCCGCTCTCCGTCAGCCCTGACCTGCCCGAGCCAGTCGCCGAGGTCATCACCAATGCGACGATGTTCCACGAGATCCACCGAACGATCGACATCGACTCCGTATTGGCGAGCCTCGAGTACGCGCTGGAGGAGATCACCCGCCCGGATGACGCCGATGAACCACGCGCAGCCGAGGGCGACCCGATCGACGCGTCCAAGGGCGAGACCATCGCCGAACGGTTCATCGTGCAAGACCGGCGCGGCTCGGGTTCGACGGGCACCGCCCTGCTGGTCGATGACGTCGAAGCCGTTGTGTCGGGCGTCATCCTGAAGCTGGCGCGCGATGACGCGGCCGCCGCCCGCCTGCACGTCGAGGCCGATGTGCTGCGCAATCTCGACCATCCGAGGGTCGTGAAGCTGATCGAGGGCCCAATTACGGTTGGTGAACGCACCGGGCTGGTTCTGTCGGATGCAGGTGCCGAGACTCTCGCCCTCAAACTCCAGAACGAGGGCCGGGCCACCATCGAGCAGCTCGAGCGGTTCGGTGCCGACCTGTTCGAAGCGGTCGCGTATCTCGACGGGCATGGCGTCTTCCACCGAGACATCAAGCCGGCAAACCTCGCCGTCGCGCCCGATCCCGGCACCCGCAAGCCACGGCTCAATCTCTTCGACTTCTCTTTGGCGAAAGAACCCGTACGCAACATTCAGTCAGGTTCTCGCCCGTACCTGGATCCGTTCCTTGTCATCATGCGGCGCCCGCAATACGACCGTGCCGCCGAACTCTATGCAGTGGCCGTGACTCTCTTCGAGATGGCGGTCGCCTCGACGCCATGGTGGGACAAGGGTGGGGCCGGGCCCACGGGTCCGGATGACAGTGCCGTCGTGCACGATGGCCTATTTGATGCAGGCGTGGCATCCGGACTTTCGACCTTCTTTCATCGCGCCTTTATGCCCAAGGCTTCCGCGCGCTTTGCGAACGTCAGCGAGATGGCGGAGGCATGGCGACGCGTCTTTGCCGAGGTTGACGCGGTTCCGGTCGATGAGGCGGATGCCTCGTCGAGCGACGCGCTCGCAGAGAACGCAGGCCTCGATACCCCCATCGCGCAGTCCGGACTGAGCGCCAGGGCGATCTCAGCACTCGCGCGAGTCGACGCCACGACCGTCGGCGAGCTGCTTGCGGTTCCACCGGTGAAGCTCAACGCCGTTCGAGGGATGGGTGAGCGTGTTCGCAAGGAGGTTCAGGGTCGCATCGCCGCGTGGCGTGCCCGATTGCTGAGCACGACGACGACTCCCGTGGCACCAGACCCCACCCGGCGCGAGTCGATCGAACGTCGAACCGCTGCGCTGGTTCCCCGGGCAACAGACGGCAATGCCGCCGAAGTCACGGCGCTCACGCAGCTTCTGGGGCTTGAGCCGAGAGTCGCGCAGCCTGCGGCGCCCGACTGGCCGTCGACGGCGGAGCTGTCCAAACTCACCGACCTGCCGGTCCAGGACGTTCTCCGCGTCATCGACACGGCTGTCGTGCGATGGAAAAAGAACGGTTCCCTTCGCGGCGTGCTCGATGACCTCGTCGAGACCCTGCTGAGTTGCGGTCGCGTCGCCACCGCCGACGAGCTGGCGTCGGCTCTGATGGTTGCATACGGCTCAGCGCTCGATGGCGCTGCGCGGCGGCGGCGGGCGCTGGGCCTCCTCCGTGCGGCCATCGAGACGGATGCCGCAGCCGCTACACCGCGCTTCCAGTTCCGCCGTACGCAGCGGGCAGAACCCGACATCCTCATCGCCTTGACCACGGCTGTGGCGTCGCCCGGCCAGCCCTCAGTGCCCATGGCTGATGCGATGCTCGACGTGGCGAACGCACTCGCACAGCGGGTCGACGCGCTCGTCGAATCAGGCGAGGTCATCGGCGGCTCGAGTGCGCGTGAGCAGCTTCGCGCTGTGGCTCCCGACGCTGCGCTCATCGATGACCAGCGACTCGTTGAGCTCGCGGTGAGTGCGTCGAGCGCTGCCGCACGGTCGAGCGTCGGCGAGGTTTACCCGAAGGGCATGGCCGGCGATCGCGCGGTCGAGACCGCCTTGCGGGGCATCGCAGTCCGTGACCTGACGCGCGATGGCATCATCCGCCGCACCGAGTCACGCTTCCCACTCGCCGGCCAGGTGCCGCACCGACCCGCTCTCGACGACGTCATCGCACGAACGCACCCACACCTCGTCTGGTCCGGCGATGCCTACCGTCCGCGTTCGACTGTGGGTGGCTCCTACAGCTCAACGACGCTCTCTCGTACTGATCTCGCGCAGTCGCTCCCGGCATCCGATCTTCATGCTCGCCTTCTCGGGTCTCTCGGCAGCAACGCGCCGCTGACGCTCGCGGTCAATCCGCGGCGTTACACGGAGGCGCGGCGATACCTCACGAACCGCTACGACGTGACCACCATTGATCTTGCAGCCGAGCTCGTGCGTCGCATGCACGCCACGGCCGACGAGCGCGGCGCGAAGTGGGCTGTCGTCAGTCGGGCGGATGCCTCGGAGCCGACGTCAATCGACTTCAAGCGGGTCAGCCAGATCGCACGCGAGGCATTCGAGCCATACTGGCGCGAGCTCTCAGCCGATCCGAATCCATTGCTGCTCACGAACGCTGCACCGATCGCTCGCTACGGCCTCACCGAGTACCTTGCCGAAATGTTCGACCTCGCTCGTCCGCGTCCCGCCGCGCGGTGGCTGCTCGTGCCGCACAAAGCGGCGAAGCCGACGCCGGATCTCGACGGGCGGCCGATCCCGCTCGGTCCCGATCGGTGGGTATCGCTACCCTCAGACCTCGCTGAACTGTTCCCTTCCTCGTCTGGAGTTGTTGCGTGA